From Lolium perenne isolate Kyuss_39 chromosome 5, Kyuss_2.0, whole genome shotgun sequence, a single genomic window includes:
- the LOC127304553 gene encoding uncharacterized protein: MEAGGLISEAAWTMFDLPPQGEESDIMAQLLGTFPSHAEEGHQNLPWYQPSQQSYYECNPNPSACSDSNTSSLGVPSECMSYYLGDSGETLGISSCIASDGLNLVQEQGATEYLNMIPDISHDLYGNGESSCEDLDSVGGTNKRKHSTKEEINGQAKGRKQCARKAEPKRAKKAKQTEASCCTSDNDSNVSQESAEAGDVSPKGKARAGRGAATDPQSLYARKRRERINERLKTLQTLVPNGTKVDMSTMLEEAVQYVKFLQLQIKVLSSDEMWMYAPIAYNGMNIGLDLNM, encoded by the exons ATGGAGGCTGGAGGCCTGATTTCCGAGGCTGCCTGGACCATGTTTGACTTACCGCCGCAGGGCGAGGAGTCGGATATCATGGCACAGTTGCTAGGCACCTTCCCCTCCCACGCCGAGGAAGGCCACCAGAATCTTCCTTGGTACCAGCCTTCCCAGCAATCCTACTATGAGTGTAATCCTAACCCAAGTGCATGTAGTGACAGCAACACTAGTAGCCTTGGTGTCCCATCAGAGTGTATGAGCTACTATTTGGGTGACTCCGGTGAGACCCTGGGCATCAGCTCCTGCATTGCATCAGATGGCCTCAACTTGGTCCAGGAGCAAGGTGCAACTGAGTATCTGAATATGATCCCAGACATTTCCCATGATTTATATGGGAATGGTGAGTCCAGCTGCGAGGATCTCGATTCAGTCGGTGGTACTAACAAGAGAAAGCACTCGACTAAAGAAGAAATCAACGGCCAAGCAAAG GGTCGGAAGCAGTGCGCAAGAAAGGCTGAACCGAAGCGAGCAAAGAAGGCCAAGCAAACCGAAGCGAGCTGCTGCACCTCTGACAATGACTCGAATGTTTCTCAAGAGTCAGCAGAAGCTGGCGATGTTAGTCCGAAAGGCAAGGCCCGGGCTGGCCGTGGAGCCGCAACTGATCCCCAGAGCCTCTATGCAAGG AAGAGGAGGGAGAGGATCAATGAGAGGCTGAAGACACTGCAGACCCTAGTGCCCAACGGAACTAAAGTAGATATGAGCACCATGCTTGAGGAGGCAGTTCAGTATGTGAAGTTTCTGCAGCTTCAGATCAAG GTCCTGAGCTCCGATGAAATGTGGATGTACGCACCGATTGCGTACAACGGGATGAACATTGGACTTGATCTGAACATGTAG